From a single Solenopsis invicta isolate M01_SB chromosome 6, UNIL_Sinv_3.0, whole genome shotgun sequence genomic region:
- the LOC105205193 gene encoding myosin-IIIb isoform X3 gives MTGGGTNMAYHGLSQHVNFDVIPDPGERFRLDELIGEGTYGEVYAAYDKETGNKVAIKILENVADNIEEIEEEYLVLRDLSQHPNIPLFHGLFLKRAKPGQEEDQLWFVMELCTGGSVTDLVQGLKKRGSRLTDDQIAYILKETVEALIFLHSNHCMHRDVKGHNILLTEEARVKLVDFGVSSHLAATLARRNTSVGTPYWMAPEVIACEQQLDSSYDSRCDVWSIGITAIELAEGDPPLSELHPMRALFQIPRNPPPSLKNSDLYSSELTDFIAECLVKDLEHRPFAGELREHPLLTKVEPVVEKIRKQLREEIRRQRAEGRVHRQPEVTTKHGKLKTDRKTRPEKMYMDDLAALDMLSEEAIVDQLQHRYEQAQIYTYIGDILVAVNPFTNLGLYTGVEQKRYKGQARSDNPPHIFAVADAAYQALLHQRQNQAIVISGESGAGKTESANLLLKQLVYLSKAPNRNLEERILQINPIMEAFGNATTGINANSSRFGKYLDLTMTKGGKVTGARISVYLLEQSRVIAQAEGERNFHIFYYMYDGLEADDRLSEYYLVPTLRRYHRYLTHYSHTSQTHIDKFQQLKMGFKVLGFQDSEVDTVYRVLAAILHLGDIEFAEVATQDNTDNKSRVIETVPLHRVSKLLGIEQNDLLEALTSNSVMTRGETITRNNTVAEARAARDAMAKGLYGRLFDWMVNQINCLLCFSRSPNYEPLAIGLLDIFGFENFPRNSFEQLCINIANEQIQYYFNQHIFTWEQQEYMAEGIPVDLVEFSDNRPVLDMLLSKPMGLLALLDEESRFPRATNRSLIEKFHNNIKSKFYVRPKSDAVCFAIHHFAGRVVYQAEGFLEKNRNFLPPEVIQLVRQSQYDMVRFLFQCPITKTGNLYSVLQENDSRKSQSNQNTKERYSSRGLASQSRAQQTVATYFRYSLMDLLQKMVSGSPQFVRCIKPNDSKSPHFFDKDKVVKQLRYTGVLETIRIRQNGFSHRIPFNEFLKRYCFLAFGYEERVIANRDNCRVLLLRLKMDGWALGKTKVFLKYYHVEFLSKLYEEQLKKIIMVQACVRRWLAKMKFKKQKWQYAVSVVTLQRHIRGWLSRKHTEEMLAQKHAKEESETLNFMLNEVKRRTQENTDINTDINNREQQMRKNVEKNNAAIVIQSHFRGYTIRKRFGYDLEERFKRILNNFDNIYDGHKALLREGLKHEDAALIVQRWYKKEEKLIRKKPTVKDSIHPKLRQADLIQFSQNVHVKNQEVHKNLRRNKPGIRLVDIEEPPLDYIRPEGFNMVQDLILQYHNGTQLSEEDSVKYYRDLKEKMSRNQRGHILEMSAERSDRITQSNFVIAPEQHLSNIWHKALRPHPSDVCENMTSMKSVSTRVNDLRNKNLQSQSTNGQHVTGSPHIHDPSSLRHTIDDQYNAINERQNIFNEQNLVNDHHNYVKDCHASINGTSINNHKTLSKINNGFARNQVKNTEQLDLNNDLVNNKSEKTSDRSNHKQNGHPIKNHQSNVDHKNGINRLANENVSDQEQLQNMATNLRQLLRPTVIEKPQERVKTEYDTEDINGPYNFRQLLRPTEYLPTESLRKRKGGIVSNGVPLPKEKIPEKHVKRRAPLAPTQNKLTNAKK, from the exons ATGACCGGAGGTGGGACTAACATGGCGTACCATGGTCTCAGTCAACATGTTAATTTTGATGTAATACCGGATCCAGGCGAGCGCTTTCGATTGGATGAATTGATCGGAGAGGGGACATATGGTGAAGTATACGCCGCTTACGATAAAGAAACCGGTAACAAGGTAGCCATcaaaatacttgaaaatgtCGCTGACAACATCGAAGAAATTGAAGAAGAATATTTGGTGCTGAGAGATTTAAGTCAACATCCAAATATTCCTCTCTTTCATGGTTTATTTCTGAAACGAGCGAAGCCTGGTCAAGAAGAAGATCAATTATGGTTCGTGATGGAG TTGTGCACTGGGGGTTCCGTGACCGATCTCGTGCAAGGTCTTAAAAAACGCGGCAGTCGTCTAACGGATGATCAAATAGCTTACATCTTGAAGGAGACCGTCGAAGCTCTGATCTTTTTGCACAGTAATCATTGTATGCATCGCGACGTGAAAGGTCACAATATCCTCCTCACGGAAGAAGCGCGCGTCAAATTGGTCGATTTCGGCGTATCCTCGCATCTGGCCGCGACTCTCGCCAGGAGAAATACATCTGTCGGAACGCCATACTGGATGGCACCGGAG GTGATAGCCTGCGAGCAGCAATTAGACTCCTCATACGATTCGCGCTGCGATGTCTGGTCGATCGGCATTACAGCTATCGAGTTAGCCGAGGGCGATCCGCCATTGTCGGAATTGCATCCTATGCGAGCACTCTTTCAAATTCCGAGAAATCCTCCTCCTTCCTTGAAGAATTCGGATTTATATTCGTCGGAACTGACGGATTTCATAGCCGAATGCCTGGTGAAGGATTTGGAGCACAGGCCGTTCGCCGGCGAACTAAGAGAGCATCCATTATTGACGAAGGTGGAACCAGTCGTAGAAAAAATCAGAAAGCAACTGAGAGAGGAAATTCGTAGACAGAGAGCGGAGGGTCGTGTTCACCGACAACCGGAAGTAACTACGAAACATGGTAAATTGAAGACGGACCGCAAGACGAGACCAGAGAAAATGTACATGGATGATTTGGCGGCTCTTGACATGCTATCGGAAGAGGCTATTGTCGATCAATTACAGCACCGATATGAGCAAGCACAGATATACACGTATATCGGGGATATATTGGTTGCCGTTAATCCTTTCACTAATTTGGGTTTATATACCGGTGtc GAACAAAAACGGTACAAGGGTCAAGCGAGATCGGATAATCCCCCGCACATATTCGCGGTCGCCGATGCCGCGTATCAAGCTCTACTTCATCAACGTCAAAACCAAGCGATAGTCATCAGCGGCGAATCGGGTGCCGGTAAGACGGAAAGCGCAAATTTACTACTGAAACAACTCGTCTATCTCAGTAAAGCGCCGAATCGCAACCTCGAGGAGAGAATACTTCAAATAAATCCTATAATGGAGGCTTTCGGAAACGCCACGACCGGCATCAACGCAAACTCTTCTAGATTCGGAAAATATCTTGATCTAACGATGACAAAAGGGGGAAAAGTAACTGGTGCACGAATCTCCGTATATCTGTTGGAGCAATCACGAGTTATTGCTCAGGCCGA GGGTGAACGAAACTTTCACATTTTCTATTATATGTACGATGGCCTGGAGGCGGACGACCGTCTCTCGGAATATTACCTCGTCCCTACGCTTCGAAGATATCACCGATATCTCACACATTATAGTCACACGTCGCAGACGCACATTGACAAGTTCCAGCAGCTCAAAATGGGTTTCAAGGTACTCGGATTTCAGGATAGCGAGGTAGACACGGTGTATCGGGTTTTGGCCGCTATCCTCCATCTAGGTGACATTGAATTCGCCGAAGTGGCAACGCAAGACAATACTGACAATAAAAGTAGAGTCATCGAGACTGTTCCATTACATAgag TTTCGAAACTACTCGGCATCGAACAGAACGATCTCTTAGAGGCTCTGACATCAAACTCGGTGATGACCAGAGGCGAGACAATTACACGGAACAATACGGTAGCCGAGGCTCGCGCGGCTCGCGATGCAATGGCCAAGGGTCTCTATGGCCGGCTCTTCGATTGGATGGTCAACCAGATCAATTGTTTGCTGTGTTTTAGCCGTTCGCCGAATTACGAGCCGCTAGCAATCGGGCTGCTCGACATCTTCGGCTTCGAGAACTTTCCCAGGAATTCGTTCGAGCAACTCTGCATCAACATAGCTAACGAGCAGATACAGTACTACTTCAACCAGCACATCTTTACCTGGGAGCAACAGGAATACATGGCCGAAGGAATACCCGTTGATCTCGTCGAATTTTCCGACAACAGGCCGGTTCTCGATATGTTACTAAGCAAGCCCATGGGACTTCTGGCGCTTCTCGATGAGGAGAGTCGATTTCCCAGAGCGACCAATCGATCTCTGATCG AAAAATTCCACAACAATATTAAATCAAAGTTCTACGTACGTCCCAAATCGGACGCGGTCTGTTTCGCAATACATCATTTCGCCGGTCGTGTGGTCTATCAAGCCGAAGGATTCCTCGAGAAGAACAGAAACTTCCTGCCGCCCGAAGTCATTCAACTAGTACGACAGTCGCAATACGACATGGTTCGTTTCCTGTTCCAATGCCCGATCACGAAAACCGGTAACTTATACTCGGTACTGCAGGAAAACGACTCGAGAAAATCACAGTCGAACCAGAACACAAag GAACGTTATTCTAGTCGAGGTTTAGCATCACAATCGAGAGCACAGCAGACAGTAGCGACATACTTCCGGTATTCTTTAATGGATCTATTACAAAAAATGGTGTCCGGTTCACCACAGTTTGTTCGATGTATAAAACCAAATGATTCGAAAAGTCCACATTTCTTCGACAAAGACAAAGTTGTAAAGCAGTTGAGGTATACTGGTGTCCTCGAGACGATACGTATAAGACAAAACGGATTTTCTCATAGGATACCGTTCAACGAATTCCTTAAAAG GTATTGCTTCCTTGCTTTCGGCTATGAAGAACGAGTAATTGCTAATCGGGACAATTGTCGGGTGCTTCTATTACGATTAAAAATGGATGGATGGGCATTAGGCAAAACAAAAGTTTTTCTAAAGTACTATCACGTCGAGTTCCTCTCAAAGCTATATGAAGAACaattgaaaaagataattatggTCCAAGCATGTGTTCGACGATGGCTtgcaaaaatgaaatttaaaaagcaGAAATGGCAATATGCCGTATCAGTGGTCACGCTACAGCGTCATATTCGTGGATGGTTATCCCGAAAACATACAGAAGAAATGTTGGCTCAAAAACATGCGAAAGAGGAAAGTGAAACGCTCAATTTTATGCTGA ATGAGGTAAAACGTAGAACGCAagaaaatacagatataaatacagatataaataaTCGCGAGCAACAAATGcgtaaaaatgtagaaaagaaCAACGCCGCAATTGTTATACAAAGcc acttCCGAGGTTATACTATTCGTAAACGATTTGGATACGATTTGGAGGAACGTTTTAAAAGGATTTTGAACaatttcgataacatatatgaCGGTCATAAAGCGCTGTTGCGCGAAGGATTAAAGCACGAGGACGCAGCTCTTATCGTTCAAAGATGGTACAAGAAGGAAGAAAAACTAATCAGAAAGAAACCAACCGTAAAAGATTCCATACATCCTAAGCTACGACAAGCAGATCTAATCCAATTTTctcaaaat GTACATGTAAAGAATCAAGAGGTACACAAAAATCTTCGTCGCAACAAACCTGGTATCAGATTGGTTGATATTGAAGAACCGCCACTAGATTACATTCGTCCTGAAGGATTTAACATGGTACAGGATTTAATATTGCAGTATCATAACGGAACGCAGCTCAGTGAGGAAGATAGTGTCAAGTATTATCGGGATTTAAAAGAGAAGATGAGCAG AAATCAGAGAGGCCATATTTTGGAGATGAGTGCCGAAAGGAGCGATCGCATCACTCAAAGCAATTTCGTAATAGCACCGGAGCAACATCTATCAAACATTTGGCACAAAGCCCTGAGACCCCATCCGTCCGATGTATGCGAAAACATGACCTCCATGAAAAGTGTCAG tacaaGGGTTAATGACCTACGTAACAAGAACTTGCAATCACAATCCACAAACGGACAACATGTAACCGGttctcctcatattcatgatCCGTCTAGCCTACGACACACGATCGACGATCAATATAACGCCATAAACGAACGGCAAAATATCTTTAACGAACAGAATTTGGTTAACGATCATCATAATTACGTCAAAGATTGTCACGCATCGATCAATGGAACATCAATTAATAACCATAAGACTCtctctaaaataaataatggttTTGCAAGAAACCAAGTAAAGAATACTGAacaattagatttaaataacgATTTGGTAAATAACAAATCAGAAAAAACATCAGACCGATCGAATCATAAACAGAACGGCCATCCGATAAAAAATCATCAGAGTAACGTGGACCATAAGAATGGCATCAACCGATTAGCAAATGAAAACGTATCGGATCAGGAACAGCTTCAAAATATGGCGACCAATCTCAGACAACTTCTAAGGCCGACGGTGATTGAAAAGCCGCAAGAAAGAGTCAAAACCGAATACGACACGGAAGACATTAATGGTCCTTACAACTTTAGACAACTCCTAAGGCCAACCGAATATCTTCCGACGGAATCTTTAAGGAAAAGGAAAGGAGGAATAGTTTCCAACGGAGTGCCACTACCGAAAGAGAAGATTCCAGAGAAGCATGTTAAAAGAAGAGCGCCATTGGCACCGACCCAAAATAAATTGACGAACGCAAAAAAGTAA
- the LOC105205193 gene encoding myosin-IIIb isoform X4, which yields MTGGGTNMAYHGLSQHVNFDVIPDPGERFRLDELIGEGTYGEVYAAYDKETGNKVAIKILENVADNIEEIEEEYLVLRDLSQHPNIPLFHGLFLKRAKPGQEEDQLWFVMELCTGGSVTDLVQGLKKRGSRLTDDQIAYILKETVEALIFLHSNHCMHRDVKGHNILLTEEARVKLVDFGVSSHLAATLARRNTSVGTPYWMAPEVIACEQQLDSSYDSRCDVWSIGITAIELAEGDPPLSELHPMRALFQIPRNPPPSLKNSDLYSSELTDFIAECLVKDLEHRPFAGELREHPLLTKVEPVVEKIRKQLREEIRRQRAEGRVHRQPEVTTKHGKLKTDRKTRPEKMYMDDLAALDMLSEEAIVDQLQHRYEQAQIYTYIGDILVAVNPFTNLGLYTGVEQKRYKGQARSDNPPHIFAVADAAYQALLHQRQNQAIVISGESGAGKTESANLLLKQLVYLSKAPNRNLEERILQINPIMEAFGNATTGINANSSRFGKYLDLTMTKGGKVTGARISVYLLEQSRVIAQAEGERNFHIFYYMYDGLEADDRLSEYYLVPTLRRYHRYLTHYSHTSQTHIDKFQQLKMGFKVLGFQDSEVDTVYRVLAAILHLGDIEFAEVATQDNTDNKSRVIETVPLHRVSKLLGIEQNDLLEALTSNSVMTRGETITRNNTVAEARAARDAMAKGLYGRLFDWMVNQINCLLCFSRSPNYEPLAIGLLDIFGFENFPRNSFEQLCINIANEQIQYYFNQHIFTWEQQEYMAEGIPVDLVEFSDNRPVLDMLLSKPMGLLALLDEESRFPRATNRSLIEKFHNNIKSKFYVRPKSDAVCFAIHHFAGRVVYQAEGFLEKNRNFLPPEVIQLVRQSQYDMVRFLFQCPITKTGNLYSVLQENDSRKSQSNQNTKERYSSRGLASQSRAQQTVATYFRYSLMDLLQKMVSGSPQFVRCIKPNDSKSPHFFDKDKVVKQLRYTGVLETIRIRQNGFSHRIPFNEFLKRYCFLAFGYEERVIANRDNCRVLLLRLKMDGWALGKTKVFLKYYHVEFLSKLYEEQLKKIIMVQACVRRWLAKMKFKKQKWQYAVSVVTLQRHIRGWLSRKHTEEMLAQKHAKEESETLNFMLNEVKRRTQENTDINTDINNREQQMRKNVEKNNAAIVIQSHFRGYTIRKRFGYDLEERFKRILNNFDNIYDGHKALLREGLKHEDAALIVQRWYKKEEKLIRKKPTVKDSIHPKLRQADLIQFSQNVHVKNQEVHKNLRRNKPGIRLVDIEEPPLDYIRPEGFNMVQDLILQYHNGTQLSEEDSVKYYRDLKEKMSSGSEFEDDEVDWDSPLIWLENNFHSLRNQRGHILEMSAERSDRITQSNFVIAPEQHLSNIWHKALRPHPSDVCENMTSMKSVRGIMANFQYKG from the exons ATGACCGGAGGTGGGACTAACATGGCGTACCATGGTCTCAGTCAACATGTTAATTTTGATGTAATACCGGATCCAGGCGAGCGCTTTCGATTGGATGAATTGATCGGAGAGGGGACATATGGTGAAGTATACGCCGCTTACGATAAAGAAACCGGTAACAAGGTAGCCATcaaaatacttgaaaatgtCGCTGACAACATCGAAGAAATTGAAGAAGAATATTTGGTGCTGAGAGATTTAAGTCAACATCCAAATATTCCTCTCTTTCATGGTTTATTTCTGAAACGAGCGAAGCCTGGTCAAGAAGAAGATCAATTATGGTTCGTGATGGAG TTGTGCACTGGGGGTTCCGTGACCGATCTCGTGCAAGGTCTTAAAAAACGCGGCAGTCGTCTAACGGATGATCAAATAGCTTACATCTTGAAGGAGACCGTCGAAGCTCTGATCTTTTTGCACAGTAATCATTGTATGCATCGCGACGTGAAAGGTCACAATATCCTCCTCACGGAAGAAGCGCGCGTCAAATTGGTCGATTTCGGCGTATCCTCGCATCTGGCCGCGACTCTCGCCAGGAGAAATACATCTGTCGGAACGCCATACTGGATGGCACCGGAG GTGATAGCCTGCGAGCAGCAATTAGACTCCTCATACGATTCGCGCTGCGATGTCTGGTCGATCGGCATTACAGCTATCGAGTTAGCCGAGGGCGATCCGCCATTGTCGGAATTGCATCCTATGCGAGCACTCTTTCAAATTCCGAGAAATCCTCCTCCTTCCTTGAAGAATTCGGATTTATATTCGTCGGAACTGACGGATTTCATAGCCGAATGCCTGGTGAAGGATTTGGAGCACAGGCCGTTCGCCGGCGAACTAAGAGAGCATCCATTATTGACGAAGGTGGAACCAGTCGTAGAAAAAATCAGAAAGCAACTGAGAGAGGAAATTCGTAGACAGAGAGCGGAGGGTCGTGTTCACCGACAACCGGAAGTAACTACGAAACATGGTAAATTGAAGACGGACCGCAAGACGAGACCAGAGAAAATGTACATGGATGATTTGGCGGCTCTTGACATGCTATCGGAAGAGGCTATTGTCGATCAATTACAGCACCGATATGAGCAAGCACAGATATACACGTATATCGGGGATATATTGGTTGCCGTTAATCCTTTCACTAATTTGGGTTTATATACCGGTGtc GAACAAAAACGGTACAAGGGTCAAGCGAGATCGGATAATCCCCCGCACATATTCGCGGTCGCCGATGCCGCGTATCAAGCTCTACTTCATCAACGTCAAAACCAAGCGATAGTCATCAGCGGCGAATCGGGTGCCGGTAAGACGGAAAGCGCAAATTTACTACTGAAACAACTCGTCTATCTCAGTAAAGCGCCGAATCGCAACCTCGAGGAGAGAATACTTCAAATAAATCCTATAATGGAGGCTTTCGGAAACGCCACGACCGGCATCAACGCAAACTCTTCTAGATTCGGAAAATATCTTGATCTAACGATGACAAAAGGGGGAAAAGTAACTGGTGCACGAATCTCCGTATATCTGTTGGAGCAATCACGAGTTATTGCTCAGGCCGA GGGTGAACGAAACTTTCACATTTTCTATTATATGTACGATGGCCTGGAGGCGGACGACCGTCTCTCGGAATATTACCTCGTCCCTACGCTTCGAAGATATCACCGATATCTCACACATTATAGTCACACGTCGCAGACGCACATTGACAAGTTCCAGCAGCTCAAAATGGGTTTCAAGGTACTCGGATTTCAGGATAGCGAGGTAGACACGGTGTATCGGGTTTTGGCCGCTATCCTCCATCTAGGTGACATTGAATTCGCCGAAGTGGCAACGCAAGACAATACTGACAATAAAAGTAGAGTCATCGAGACTGTTCCATTACATAgag TTTCGAAACTACTCGGCATCGAACAGAACGATCTCTTAGAGGCTCTGACATCAAACTCGGTGATGACCAGAGGCGAGACAATTACACGGAACAATACGGTAGCCGAGGCTCGCGCGGCTCGCGATGCAATGGCCAAGGGTCTCTATGGCCGGCTCTTCGATTGGATGGTCAACCAGATCAATTGTTTGCTGTGTTTTAGCCGTTCGCCGAATTACGAGCCGCTAGCAATCGGGCTGCTCGACATCTTCGGCTTCGAGAACTTTCCCAGGAATTCGTTCGAGCAACTCTGCATCAACATAGCTAACGAGCAGATACAGTACTACTTCAACCAGCACATCTTTACCTGGGAGCAACAGGAATACATGGCCGAAGGAATACCCGTTGATCTCGTCGAATTTTCCGACAACAGGCCGGTTCTCGATATGTTACTAAGCAAGCCCATGGGACTTCTGGCGCTTCTCGATGAGGAGAGTCGATTTCCCAGAGCGACCAATCGATCTCTGATCG AAAAATTCCACAACAATATTAAATCAAAGTTCTACGTACGTCCCAAATCGGACGCGGTCTGTTTCGCAATACATCATTTCGCCGGTCGTGTGGTCTATCAAGCCGAAGGATTCCTCGAGAAGAACAGAAACTTCCTGCCGCCCGAAGTCATTCAACTAGTACGACAGTCGCAATACGACATGGTTCGTTTCCTGTTCCAATGCCCGATCACGAAAACCGGTAACTTATACTCGGTACTGCAGGAAAACGACTCGAGAAAATCACAGTCGAACCAGAACACAAag GAACGTTATTCTAGTCGAGGTTTAGCATCACAATCGAGAGCACAGCAGACAGTAGCGACATACTTCCGGTATTCTTTAATGGATCTATTACAAAAAATGGTGTCCGGTTCACCACAGTTTGTTCGATGTATAAAACCAAATGATTCGAAAAGTCCACATTTCTTCGACAAAGACAAAGTTGTAAAGCAGTTGAGGTATACTGGTGTCCTCGAGACGATACGTATAAGACAAAACGGATTTTCTCATAGGATACCGTTCAACGAATTCCTTAAAAG GTATTGCTTCCTTGCTTTCGGCTATGAAGAACGAGTAATTGCTAATCGGGACAATTGTCGGGTGCTTCTATTACGATTAAAAATGGATGGATGGGCATTAGGCAAAACAAAAGTTTTTCTAAAGTACTATCACGTCGAGTTCCTCTCAAAGCTATATGAAGAACaattgaaaaagataattatggTCCAAGCATGTGTTCGACGATGGCTtgcaaaaatgaaatttaaaaagcaGAAATGGCAATATGCCGTATCAGTGGTCACGCTACAGCGTCATATTCGTGGATGGTTATCCCGAAAACATACAGAAGAAATGTTGGCTCAAAAACATGCGAAAGAGGAAAGTGAAACGCTCAATTTTATGCTGA ATGAGGTAAAACGTAGAACGCAagaaaatacagatataaatacagatataaataaTCGCGAGCAACAAATGcgtaaaaatgtagaaaagaaCAACGCCGCAATTGTTATACAAAGcc acttCCGAGGTTATACTATTCGTAAACGATTTGGATACGATTTGGAGGAACGTTTTAAAAGGATTTTGAACaatttcgataacatatatgaCGGTCATAAAGCGCTGTTGCGCGAAGGATTAAAGCACGAGGACGCAGCTCTTATCGTTCAAAGATGGTACAAGAAGGAAGAAAAACTAATCAGAAAGAAACCAACCGTAAAAGATTCCATACATCCTAAGCTACGACAAGCAGATCTAATCCAATTTTctcaaaat GTACATGTAAAGAATCAAGAGGTACACAAAAATCTTCGTCGCAACAAACCTGGTATCAGATTGGTTGATATTGAAGAACCGCCACTAGATTACATTCGTCCTGAAGGATTTAACATGGTACAGGATTTAATATTGCAGTATCATAACGGAACGCAGCTCAGTGAGGAAGATAGTGTCAAGTATTATCGGGATTTAAAAGAGAAGATGAGCAG TGGTTCGGAATTTGAAGACGATGAAGTTGACTGGGACTCGCCGTTGATATGGCTAGAGAATAACTTTCATTCGTTGAG AAATCAGAGAGGCCATATTTTGGAGATGAGTGCCGAAAGGAGCGATCGCATCACTCAAAGCAATTTCGTAATAGCACCGGAGCAACATCTATCAAACATTTGGCACAAAGCCCTGAGACCCCATCCGTCCGATGTATGCGAAAACATGACCTCCATGAAAAGTGTCAG AGGCATTATGGCAAATTTTCAg tacaaGGGTTAA